One window of the Mycobacterium xenopi genome contains the following:
- a CDS encoding DUF6079 family protein — MTTLLRDVIDIPERVGSDDYVLRLTDSTGDDQRIAAALDEYVITDSLRDNFFAAIDLVSDALARNTSRAAYLTGSFGSGKSHFMAVLYALLGNHPAVRTSKFQDLTGHYDGQLSGKKILRLTYHLLGAKSLEQAVFRGYVEQITRLHPDAPLPAVHLSDKLLADAENMRAQMADDDKFLAGLGSGSGVGDEWGGLVGGGWDLPRYQAALAASPEDPERRDLVSALAGSYFKSFAETADYVDLDRGLVVISEHAKSLGYDAVVLFLDELVLWLAFSVRDTEFFARESQKITKLVESSGRNRAIPLISFISRQMDLRKWFADAGASGAEQEALDRAFHYQQGRFREIGLGDDNLAEVAHARLLAPKDDAARAVLDEAFANLTRRAEVWEVLRDSLNTDEHHRGASEAEFRLTYPFSPVLVSTLRNLSSVMQRERTALKVMQRMLVDRRDTLTVDDLIPVGDAFDYIVEGGDPIDAHAAAMFKSATELYHTRLLPSLLEKHSVSREQLEDDPASVPAGFRAHERIAKTLLLSAIAPRVPALRDITAPRLAALNHGSIRSKLAGGESRVVLGVVREWAQKDVPEISVSDAANPVIRVQLADVDYQSILERIRGEDNSGRRRVLVRRLVHEALGLSSRQDDLSGAATRTIVWRGSRREVDIVFGNVRDPGSLPEQSFDNRPGTWRVVVDYPFDEEGYTSKDDIDRIDRLLTTGDRHTVVWLPRFFTDAAMADLALLVKLDWLFTGGGERWNEYSDHLSATDRAQARGILENLRSGTMTSFQTLLKQAYGIEPADPKRITAESQQYDVLTSLSRDFQPELPPAATLGDAFTKIVDQAYTATYPNHPAFEPADEELTARHFETVRDYVEQASAHRDGRVPTNPGNDRKIVRRIADPLRVGKATEDHFLFGEDTFAYWAHELDRAAQQAQPLTVCVLQDHIDGISPAWGLRPEARDLVICAWALLRKRAWFEAGSAITPPPLGRLRPSIELRAEELPAQQAWDDARANASKLFGYTMPRTYLTGANVAEFAAQVRAKASEAVTELGHLIDQLQPAHSRLGSTPGADDRLTVAVALRGFVENLSTTTGNVAVIDAMAAVTLPVAIETAGQIRNDAARDARALRNFKWPLLQTLRAGADRAGEAGDSARAIQRSLQNAIAVPGRSLSDELASGEDRLVAWVVDDQPKPPAGEESGELTVSSPQELSSLQSQLAQALSKHGKTIHVRWWVE, encoded by the coding sequence ATGACCACACTGCTGCGCGATGTCATCGACATTCCCGAGCGGGTGGGCAGCGACGACTACGTGCTGCGCCTGACCGACAGCACCGGCGACGACCAGCGCATCGCCGCCGCCCTCGACGAGTACGTCATCACCGACTCGCTGCGAGACAACTTCTTCGCCGCCATCGACCTGGTATCCGACGCGCTAGCCCGCAACACGTCGCGCGCCGCCTACCTCACCGGGTCGTTCGGCTCCGGCAAGAGCCACTTCATGGCCGTGCTCTACGCGCTGCTAGGCAACCACCCCGCCGTGCGGACGTCGAAGTTCCAAGACCTCACCGGACACTACGACGGGCAGCTCTCTGGCAAGAAGATCCTGCGCCTGACCTATCATCTGCTCGGCGCGAAAAGCCTTGAGCAGGCGGTGTTTCGGGGCTACGTCGAGCAGATCACCCGGCTGCACCCCGACGCGCCGCTGCCCGCGGTGCATCTGTCGGACAAGCTGCTCGCCGACGCGGAGAACATGCGCGCGCAGATGGCCGACGACGACAAATTCCTCGCCGGTCTCGGGTCCGGTTCCGGTGTCGGCGATGAGTGGGGCGGCCTCGTCGGCGGTGGCTGGGACCTGCCGCGATACCAGGCGGCCCTTGCCGCCTCACCCGAAGACCCCGAACGGCGCGACCTGGTGTCCGCGCTGGCCGGCAGCTACTTCAAATCGTTCGCCGAGACCGCCGACTACGTCGACCTCGACCGCGGCCTCGTCGTCATCTCCGAACACGCCAAATCGCTGGGCTACGACGCCGTCGTGCTGTTCCTCGACGAACTGGTGCTGTGGTTGGCGTTCTCGGTGCGCGACACCGAGTTCTTCGCCCGCGAATCGCAGAAGATCACCAAGCTCGTCGAGTCGTCGGGCCGCAACCGTGCAATCCCGTTGATCTCCTTCATCTCCCGCCAGATGGACCTGCGCAAGTGGTTCGCCGACGCGGGAGCCTCCGGCGCCGAGCAGGAGGCACTCGACCGCGCGTTCCACTACCAGCAGGGCCGCTTCCGCGAGATCGGCCTGGGCGACGACAACCTCGCCGAGGTCGCCCACGCGCGGCTGCTCGCACCCAAGGACGACGCCGCCCGCGCCGTACTCGACGAGGCGTTCGCGAACCTCACCCGCCGCGCCGAGGTGTGGGAAGTGCTGCGCGACAGCCTCAACACCGACGAGCACCACCGCGGCGCGTCGGAGGCCGAATTCCGGCTCACCTACCCGTTCTCCCCGGTGCTCGTCTCCACGCTGCGCAACCTGTCGTCGGTGATGCAACGCGAACGCACCGCGCTGAAGGTGATGCAGCGCATGCTCGTCGACCGCCGCGACACCCTCACCGTCGACGACCTCATTCCCGTCGGTGACGCCTTCGACTACATCGTCGAGGGCGGCGACCCCATCGACGCGCACGCCGCAGCGATGTTCAAATCGGCTACCGAGCTCTACCACACCCGGCTGCTGCCCTCCCTGCTGGAGAAGCATTCGGTCAGCAGGGAACAACTCGAGGACGATCCCGCTTCGGTACCGGCCGGGTTCCGCGCACACGAACGCATCGCGAAAACCCTGCTGCTGTCGGCCATCGCGCCGAGAGTCCCAGCGCTGCGCGACATCACCGCGCCGCGGCTGGCCGCGCTCAACCACGGATCCATCCGGTCCAAGCTGGCCGGCGGCGAATCCCGCGTCGTTCTCGGCGTTGTGCGCGAGTGGGCGCAGAAGGACGTCCCCGAGATCAGCGTCTCCGACGCCGCCAACCCGGTGATCCGGGTGCAGCTCGCCGACGTCGACTACCAGTCGATCCTGGAACGCATTCGCGGCGAAGATAATTCGGGTCGCCGTCGGGTGCTCGTCCGCCGCCTGGTGCACGAGGCGCTCGGCTTGTCGAGCCGGCAGGACGACCTGAGCGGCGCCGCCACCCGCACCATCGTATGGCGCGGATCGCGCCGCGAGGTCGACATCGTGTTCGGCAACGTCCGCGACCCCGGCTCGCTGCCCGAGCAGTCCTTCGACAACCGGCCGGGCACGTGGCGCGTCGTCGTCGACTACCCCTTCGACGAGGAGGGCTACACCAGCAAAGACGACATCGACCGCATCGACCGGTTGCTCACCACCGGCGACCGGCACACCGTGGTCTGGCTGCCCAGGTTCTTCACCGACGCGGCGATGGCGGACCTGGCGCTGCTGGTCAAACTGGACTGGCTGTTCACCGGCGGCGGCGAGCGCTGGAACGAATACTCCGACCATCTGTCGGCGACCGACCGGGCGCAGGCCCGCGGGATCCTGGAGAACCTGCGCAGCGGCACCATGACCAGCTTCCAGACCTTGCTCAAGCAGGCCTACGGCATCGAGCCCGCCGACCCCAAACGCATCACCGCCGAGTCCCAGCAGTACGACGTGCTCACCTCGCTGTCCCGCGATTTCCAGCCCGAATTGCCGCCCGCCGCCACCCTCGGGGACGCGTTTACCAAGATCGTCGATCAGGCGTATACCGCGACCTACCCCAACCATCCCGCGTTCGAGCCCGCCGACGAAGAACTCACCGCCCGCCATTTCGAGACGGTGCGCGACTACGTCGAGCAGGCCAGCGCCCACCGCGACGGTCGGGTACCCACCAACCCGGGCAACGACCGCAAGATCGTGCGCCGCATCGCAGACCCGTTGCGCGTCGGCAAGGCCACCGAAGACCATTTCCTGTTCGGCGAGGACACGTTCGCCTACTGGGCCCATGAACTCGACCGCGCCGCACAGCAGGCGCAGCCGCTGACCGTGTGTGTGCTGCAAGACCATATCGACGGAATCAGCCCCGCCTGGGGGCTGCGGCCGGAAGCACGCGACCTGGTGATCTGCGCGTGGGCGCTGCTGCGCAAGCGGGCCTGGTTCGAGGCGGGCAGCGCGATCACCCCGCCACCCTTGGGCCGGTTGCGGCCCAGCATCGAACTGCGCGCCGAGGAACTGCCCGCCCAGCAGGCCTGGGACGACGCCCGCGCCAACGCGTCGAAACTGTTCGGCTACACCATGCCGCGCACCTACCTCACCGGCGCCAACGTCGCCGAATTCGCCGCTCAAGTCCGCGCCAAGGCCTCCGAGGCCGTCACCGAACTGGGTCATCTCATCGACCAACTGCAGCCCGCGCATTCACGGCTGGGCTCGACACCCGGCGCCGACGATCGGCTGACCGTTGCGGTGGCCCTGCGGGGCTTCGTCGAAAATCTCAGCACCACAACGGGAAACGTCGCTGTTATCGACGCGATGGCCGCCGTCACCCTTCCCGTCGCCATCGAGACCGCCGGGCAGATTCGCAACGACGCCGCCCGTGACGCCCGTGCCCTGCGCAACTTCAAATGGCCACTGCTGCAGACGTTGCGCGCCGGGGCCGACCGGGCGGGCGAGGCCGGCGACAGCGCGCGGGCGATCCAACGGTCGCTGCAGAACGCGATCGCCGTGCCGGGCCGCTCGTTAAGCGACGAACTGGCCAGCGGAGAGGACAGGCTCGTTGCCTGGGTGGTCGATGACCAGCCGAAGCCTCCCGCCGGTGAGGAGTCCGGTGAGCTCACCGTCAGCAGCCCGCAGGAACTGTCCAGCCTGCAATCGCAGCTGGCGCAGGCATTGTCCAAGCACGGCAAGACAATTCACGTGCGTTGGTGGGTCGAGTGA